Proteins encoded together in one Columba livia isolate bColLiv1 breed racing homer chromosome 3, bColLiv1.pat.W.v2, whole genome shotgun sequence window:
- the STX11 gene encoding syntaxin-11 — MKDRLNELRECARLHNQHFSGSEDDENSPQDVLLYETDYALEILHKDIQNIRTENDHLKEDVKRLRKQNRRFLTSMRRLSSIKRDTNCIARDIKARGENIHRKLQIMRDFSEDAITKYGAMSIIARVAKNHYVDLMHAFQKAMFEYNAAEMDQRENCKIRIQRQLEIMGKDVSGNQIEEMIEQGKWDVFSENLLSDVKGARSALNEIETRHKELVKLEGRIKEIHELFLQVALLVEEQADTFDVIEINMQNVEDYVGEAKDQVKKALEYRRKHPLRTILCCCISCIRR, encoded by the coding sequence ATGAAAGACCGGCTGAACGAGCTGCGGGAATGTGCCAGGTTACACAACCAACATTTTTCTGGTAGTGAAGATGATGAAAATTCACCCCAGGATGTTCTCCTTTACGAGACTGATTATGCCTTGGAAATTCTTCATAAAGACATACAGAACATCCGGACAGAAAATGACCACCTAAAAGAGGATGTCAAGCGgctcagaaagcaaaacagacgCTTCCTCACTTCCATGCGCCGTCTTAGTAGCATCAAACGAGATACTAATTGTATTGCCAGAGACATCAAGGCCCGTGGAGAAAACATCCACAGGAAACTCCAGATAATGAGAGATTTCAGCGAAGATGCAATAACAAAATACGGGGCAATGTCTATCATTGCCAGGGTAGCAAAGAACCACTATGTTGACCTCATGCACGCCTTCCAGAAAGCGATGTTTGAATACAATGCAGCAGAGATGGACCAGCGGGAGAACTGCAAGATTCGAATTCAGAGGCAGCTAGAGATCATGGGCAAGGATGTTTCTGGCAACCAGATAGAGGAGATGATTGAGCAAGGCAAGTGGGACGTCTTCTCTGAGAATCTCTTGTCAGATGTTAAGGGGGCTCGCTCAGCCTTGAATGAAATAGAGACACGTCATAAGGAGCTGGTGAAGTTAGAAGGCCGCATTAAGGAAATTCACGAGCTCTTTCTGCAGGTGGCACTGCTAGTGGAGGAGCAGGCGGACACCTTCGATGTCATTGAGATAAATATGCAAAATGTTGAGGACTATGTAGGAGAAGCTAAAGACCAAGTGAAAAAAGCTTtggaatacagaagaaaacacccCCTGAGAACAATCCTCTGCTGCTGCATATCCTGTATCAGAAGGTGA